A single region of the Candidatus Paceibacterota bacterium genome encodes:
- a CDS encoding HEAT repeat domain-containing protein, producing the protein MNTTMTRGPLPASHAVLLVSCITVLSLVLAAAPEFAGAADRTNSPAVSERALINLLRSNAPPAAKAMACKQLAIYGTRDAVPALAPLLSDKQLASWSRIALEAIPGSAPDAALRRALNKVQGKLLVGVINSIAVRRDSKAVNGLVNKLKHTDPEVASAAAAALGRIGGAKAAKTLSQSLAVAPAAVRPAVAEGCILCAEWFIAQAKPAEAVKLYDAVRAANVPRQNQLEAIRGGILARQSAGLPLLLEQLRSLDKDLFGIGLRTARELPGREVTEALAAEVQRARPERQAYLLLALGDRSDAAVMPAVLAAAANGARELRLTAVGILDRLGNPSSLPVLLEVAADPDADLAKAALGALARLPGNEVDAGVLARLPAASGKARQVLIELAGQRHFDRALPLIVPSAEDRDAGVRAAAVQAIGTLGDEQQVAGLVRLLQSTQSPKDRADIEMALLAICSRTGTRAAPPLLPLAQSGDSALRCTALRLLASAGGPDALGAVQAAVEDQDETVQDEAVRTLSTWPNNWPEDSGVAQPLLTLARSAGKTKHQVLASRGYLQYIQGNKQLPADDKISKVTELLPLIKRPDEKRLAIAAIGGIPTPAALELLVGFAAEPAIAEDACSAVVKLADGAMPGVSQEQRQKALQLVAQTSTSDATRKKAGELLKASQ; encoded by the coding sequence ATGAACACCACGATGACAAGAGGTCCGTTGCCCGCGTCCCATGCTGTTCTGCTCGTTTCCTGTATCACCGTGCTGTCGTTGGTGCTGGCCGCCGCTCCGGAGTTTGCTGGCGCGGCCGACCGCACGAACTCCCCGGCCGTGAGCGAGCGCGCGCTGATCAACCTGCTGCGGTCAAACGCCCCGCCTGCCGCGAAGGCGATGGCCTGCAAGCAGTTGGCCATCTACGGCACCAGGGACGCCGTCCCGGCCCTGGCACCTTTGTTGTCGGACAAGCAACTGGCATCGTGGTCGCGTATCGCTTTGGAAGCCATTCCCGGTTCGGCGCCCGACGCGGCGCTGCGACGCGCACTGAATAAGGTCCAAGGCAAATTGCTCGTGGGAGTCATCAACTCCATCGCCGTTCGCCGGGACTCAAAAGCGGTCAACGGCCTGGTGAACAAACTGAAGCATACCGACCCGGAAGTCGCTTCGGCCGCGGCGGCAGCGCTGGGTCGCATCGGCGGGGCCAAAGCCGCCAAGACGCTCAGCCAGTCGCTGGCGGTCGCGCCGGCTGCGGTTCGCCCGGCCGTGGCCGAGGGCTGCATTCTCTGCGCGGAGTGGTTCATCGCTCAGGCAAAGCCCGCCGAGGCGGTGAAGCTCTACGATGCCGTCCGTGCAGCCAACGTGCCCCGACAGAACCAGCTTGAGGCCATTCGCGGGGGGATCCTCGCGCGGCAATCTGCCGGCCTGCCGTTGTTGCTGGAGCAACTCCGCTCGCTGGACAAAGACCTGTTCGGCATCGGCCTGCGCACGGCCCGCGAGTTGCCCGGCCGCGAGGTGACCGAGGCGCTGGCCGCCGAAGTGCAGCGCGCCCGCCCCGAGCGGCAGGCTTACCTGCTGCTGGCGCTGGGCGACCGCAGTGATGCGGCCGTAATGCCCGCCGTCCTGGCAGCCGCCGCCAATGGCGCGCGAGAACTGCGGCTCACCGCCGTCGGCATCCTGGACCGTCTCGGCAACCCGTCGAGTTTGCCGGTGCTGCTGGAAGTCGCCGCCGATCCCGATGCCGACCTCGCGAAGGCCGCCCTCGGGGCGCTCGCGCGGCTCCCCGGCAACGAAGTGGATGCCGGCGTGCTGGCCCGCCTGCCCGCCGCTTCGGGCAAGGCACGCCAGGTCCTCATCGAACTTGCCGGGCAACGGCACTTTGACCGCGCGTTGCCCCTCATCGTGCCGAGCGCCGAAGATCGTGACGCGGGAGTTCGTGCCGCCGCCGTGCAAGCCATTGGCACGCTCGGCGACGAGCAACAAGTCGCCGGCCTGGTGCGGCTGCTGCAATCAACCCAAAGCCCCAAGGACCGCGCCGACATTGAGATGGCGCTCCTGGCCATCTGCAGCCGCACGGGCACACGCGCCGCGCCGCCGCTCCTCCCCCTCGCGCAGAGCGGGGATAGCGCCCTGCGCTGCACTGCGCTGCGCCTGCTGGCCTCCGCCGGCGGGCCAGACGCTCTGGGCGCCGTCCAGGCTGCGGTCGAAGACCAGGACGAAACCGTGCAGGACGAAGCGGTGCGCACCTTGTCCACGTGGCCCAACAATTGGCCGGAGGACAGCGGCGTGGCGCAACCGCTCTTGACGCTGGCCAGGTCCGCCGGCAAGACGAAACACCAGGTGCTGGCCTCGCGGGGCTACCTGCAATACATCCAGGGGAACAAACAACTCCCGGCCGACGACAAGATCAGCAAGGTCACCGAGCTACTGCCTCTCATCAAACGACCTGACGAGAAGCGCCTCGCCATCGCGGCCATCGGCGGCATCCCAACCCCTGCCGCGCTGGAGCTGCTCGTGGGCTTTGCGGCCGAACCCGCCATCGCCGAGGACGCCTGCTCGGCGGTGGTCAAGCTTGCCGATGGAGCGATGCCGGGAGTTTCCCAAGAGCAGCGCCAGAAGGCGCTCCAGTTGGTGGCACAGACCTCGACCAGCGACGCGACCAGGAAGAAAGCGGGCGAGTTGC
- a CDS encoding YceI family protein encodes MKKILGILGVIVVVALVAFLAVTRHLALQRAAKLDRALMEAEARVIQLESDLEAAKQRPAELAQARPASAAGTTAASPAAGPLARYAAFSRAGVTNLVRIEGTSTIHEWQVEGHLIGGSAELPQGFPAPATGPVEVKVSAFIPVRSLKSVEKDGRLYSDPMDEIMYGKLLEPTNKRITYTLTTLTPKPQPGGVTASFLYEATGNLCVAGVTNVITMPVTVTPDPAGTIQFAGSVKTKMTDFKIEPPSPSLGGVAIKTGDEVTLKFVWWVNRIKTAGT; translated from the coding sequence ATGAAGAAAATCCTCGGTATCCTTGGCGTAATCGTGGTGGTCGCCCTGGTCGCATTCCTGGCTGTCACCAGACATTTGGCGCTGCAGCGGGCAGCCAAACTTGACCGTGCGTTGATGGAGGCAGAGGCGCGCGTCATCCAGTTGGAGTCCGATCTTGAGGCCGCCAAACAGCGGCCAGCCGAACTGGCGCAGGCACGTCCGGCGTCGGCGGCGGGCACAACCGCCGCGTCACCGGCCGCCGGTCCCCTGGCACGCTACGCAGCCTTTTCGCGGGCCGGCGTGACAAACCTGGTTCGCATCGAGGGCACTTCTACCATTCATGAGTGGCAGGTGGAAGGGCACCTGATCGGCGGCAGTGCCGAGCTTCCGCAAGGTTTTCCCGCGCCAGCCACTGGTCCGGTGGAGGTCAAGGTTAGCGCCTTCATTCCTGTGCGTTCGCTCAAGAGCGTGGAGAAGGATGGCCGGTTATACAGCGATCCGATGGATGAAATCATGTATGGCAAGTTGCTCGAGCCGACCAATAAGCGGATCACTTACACCCTGACCACACTGACACCCAAGCCGCAGCCGGGCGGGGTAACTGCGTCTTTCCTGTATGAAGCCACCGGCAACCTCTGCGTGGCGGGCGTGACGAATGTCATCACCATGCCAGTCACCGTAACACCCGATCCCGCCGGCACGATTCAGTTCGCGGGATCGGTGAAGACGAAGATGACCGACTTCAAGATTGAACCGCCGTCGCCCAGCCTGGGCGGGGTGGCCATCAAGACGGGCGACGAGGTAACG
- a CDS encoding DUF1957 domain-containing protein has product MPGYLSLILHAHLPFVRHPEHERFLEETWLFEAITETYLPLLQLLQGWQRDGLQPRLTLTLSPTLCSMLRDPLLQDRYERHLKDLLDLADKEIQRTRWEKPLHELALFYHGRLAALRGAYAACGRDLVGAFRQFQEQGILEIITCAATHALLPLLADHPPSMRAQVLVARDHYRDCFGCDPRGIWLPECAYVESLDDVLQEANLRWFVTETHGILHARPKPQYATFAPVFTPNGIAAFGRDADTARQVWSRHAGYPGDPRYRDFYRDVGFDLDLDYLNAHLPAPGQRGFTGLKYFRITGRTPGKEVYDRPAALRAADEHAGHFLDARLVQFHRLAEILDRPPIVVAPYDAELFGHWWYEGPEFLDFLVRKACCDQKVLELTTPGDYLRQHATHQVATPAASSWGEGGYWRVWLNEKNEWIYPHLRVAQERMTELARRFPQPDALQERMLKQAARELLLAQASDWPFILWTGTSPGYATRRVKEHLLRFSRLYEQLTAGELDQDWLREVEWRDNLFPEVNYHYWA; this is encoded by the coding sequence ATGCCCGGTTACCTCAGTCTCATCCTGCATGCGCATCTGCCGTTCGTTCGCCATCCAGAACACGAGAGGTTCCTGGAGGAAACCTGGCTGTTCGAGGCCATCACCGAGACCTATCTGCCGCTGCTCCAACTCCTGCAAGGCTGGCAGCGGGATGGCCTCCAGCCCCGCCTCACGCTCACCTTGAGTCCCACGCTCTGTTCCATGCTGCGGGACCCACTGCTGCAAGACCGCTACGAACGCCACCTTAAAGATCTGCTGGACCTGGCCGATAAAGAAATCCAGCGCACCCGCTGGGAAAAGCCGCTGCACGAACTCGCCCTGTTCTACCACGGGAGACTTGCGGCCCTGCGGGGCGCATACGCCGCTTGCGGCCGCGACTTGGTTGGCGCCTTCCGGCAGTTCCAGGAACAAGGCATCCTGGAAATCATCACCTGCGCCGCCACGCACGCGCTCCTGCCGCTGCTGGCCGATCATCCGCCCTCCATGCGCGCCCAGGTGTTGGTCGCGCGCGACCATTACCGCGATTGTTTCGGCTGCGACCCGCGCGGTATCTGGCTGCCCGAATGCGCCTACGTTGAGAGCCTGGACGACGTCCTCCAGGAAGCGAACCTCCGCTGGTTTGTAACCGAGACACATGGCATTCTGCACGCGCGGCCCAAGCCGCAGTACGCGACGTTCGCCCCCGTCTTCACCCCGAACGGCATCGCCGCATTCGGGCGCGATGCCGATACCGCCCGCCAGGTCTGGAGCCGCCACGCCGGCTACCCCGGCGACCCGCGCTACCGCGACTTCTACCGCGATGTCGGTTTCGACCTCGACCTGGATTACCTCAACGCGCATTTGCCCGCACCCGGTCAACGCGGCTTTACCGGCCTGAAGTACTTTCGTATTACCGGCCGTACTCCCGGGAAAGAGGTCTATGACCGCCCGGCAGCCCTGCGCGCTGCCGACGAACATGCGGGTCACTTCCTGGACGCGCGGCTGGTGCAATTCCATCGCCTGGCCGAGATCCTGGACCGCCCCCCCATCGTGGTCGCGCCCTACGATGCCGAATTATTTGGCCACTGGTGGTATGAGGGCCCGGAGTTCCTCGATTTCCTGGTGCGCAAGGCCTGCTGCGACCAGAAGGTGTTGGAGCTGACCACGCCGGGGGATTACCTGCGCCAGCACGCCACCCACCAGGTCGCTACCCCCGCCGCTTCGAGCTGGGGCGAGGGGGGCTATTGGCGCGTCTGGCTCAACGAGAAGAACGAGTGGATTTATCCCCACCTGCGCGTCGCCCAGGAACGCATGACTGAACTGGCCCGCCGTTTCCCCCAGCCCGACGCCTTGCAGGAACGCATGCTCAAGCAGGCAGCGCGCGAACTGCTCCTTGCCCAGGCTAGCGATTGGCCGTTCATCCTGTGGACGGGAACCAGCCCGGGTTACGCCACCAGGCGCGTGAAGGAGCACCTGTTGCGCTTCAGCCGCCTTTACGAGCAGCTTACCGCCGGGGAACTTGACCAGGATTGGCTCAGAGAGGTCGAGTGGCGCGACAACCTCTTCCCCGAGGTCAATTACCACTACTGGGCCTGA
- the ligA gene encoding NAD-dependent DNA ligase LigA — protein MNFNDAQARHARLVEEIRRHDYAYYVLAQPVVSDREYDRLCHELLDLEKAFPKLVTPDSPTQRVSGQPLKEFKPVQHRQPMLSLDNTYSQEEVREFVNRVQRLLPDQELDWIVEPKIDGVAINLRYEQGVFTCGATRGDGTTGDDITANLKTIRSIPTRIQCPPGAAPGLLEVRGEVYLTKAGFEKLNAERRAADEEEFANPRNAAAGSLKQLDPRIVAKRPLDIVLYGLGQVEGAPQQPARHDQMLAWLKSLGFKTPEKTWHCRSADDLLAAIEELDRIRRAFPYETDGAVIKLNSFAQRKQAGFTSKAPRWSIAYKYAAEQADTRLKGITIQVGRTGALTPVAELDPVFLAGSTISRATLHNEDYIREKDIRIGDMVTIEKAGEVIPAVVDVVLARRSGKEVGFRFPKTCPECGSRVSRAPGIVENDAGVVWRCLNPDCPAQVRGRIEHWCARGAMDIEGGGEVLVRQLVQTGLVRDAADLYLLKLAEVAGLERMGEKSARNFLDGIAASKQRDLWRLLFGLGILHVGAGVAKALGRGFASLDDVLAAGVEQLTECEDVGEVIAQSVVQWHGEARNRQLIERLRKAGLNFNSQLYQPKAKAGPLSGKTFVLTGTLPNLKREEAAAMIEAAGGKVSGSVSKKTDYVVAGTEAGSKLDKARKLGITVIDEAEFRHLCGD, from the coding sequence ATGAACTTCAACGACGCCCAAGCCCGTCACGCCCGGCTCGTCGAGGAAATCCGCCGGCACGACTATGCGTATTACGTGCTGGCGCAACCGGTCGTCAGCGACCGCGAGTACGATCGGCTCTGCCACGAGTTGCTGGATTTGGAGAAGGCGTTTCCGAAGTTGGTCACGCCCGATTCTCCGACGCAGCGCGTCAGCGGCCAGCCGCTTAAAGAGTTCAAGCCGGTGCAGCATCGGCAGCCGATGCTGAGCCTGGACAACACCTACTCGCAGGAGGAAGTCCGCGAGTTCGTCAACCGCGTCCAGCGATTGCTGCCGGACCAGGAATTGGACTGGATTGTTGAGCCGAAGATTGACGGTGTGGCAATCAATCTGCGCTATGAGCAAGGCGTATTCACTTGCGGCGCGACGCGTGGCGATGGCACGACCGGCGATGACATAACTGCCAACCTCAAGACGATTCGCAGCATCCCCACCCGGATTCAATGCCCGCCCGGCGCCGCGCCCGGGCTTCTGGAAGTGCGAGGTGAAGTCTATCTTACCAAGGCAGGCTTCGAGAAGCTCAACGCGGAACGCAGAGCGGCCGACGAGGAGGAGTTTGCCAACCCACGGAATGCTGCCGCTGGTTCACTCAAGCAACTGGACCCGCGCATTGTTGCCAAACGACCGCTCGACATCGTTCTTTACGGCCTCGGCCAGGTTGAAGGCGCTCCCCAACAACCGGCGCGGCACGATCAGATGCTGGCCTGGCTCAAGTCGCTTGGTTTCAAAACGCCGGAGAAGACCTGGCATTGCCGCTCGGCGGACGACCTGCTCGCTGCGATCGAGGAACTCGACCGGATTCGGCGCGCCTTCCCCTACGAGACTGACGGAGCCGTCATCAAGCTGAACTCGTTTGCCCAGCGCAAGCAGGCCGGCTTTACCTCGAAAGCGCCCCGTTGGTCCATTGCGTATAAGTACGCTGCCGAGCAAGCCGATACGCGGCTCAAGGGCATCACCATTCAGGTCGGCCGCACGGGCGCGCTGACACCGGTGGCGGAGCTCGACCCGGTGTTCCTGGCCGGCAGCACGATCAGCCGCGCCACGCTGCACAACGAAGACTACATCCGCGAGAAGGACATCCGCATTGGCGACATGGTGACGATCGAGAAGGCAGGCGAGGTCATTCCCGCGGTGGTGGATGTGGTGTTGGCGAGGCGATCTGGAAAGGAGGTTGGCTTTCGCTTTCCCAAGACCTGCCCCGAGTGCGGGTCCAGGGTTTCGCGTGCGCCCGGCATCGTCGAGAACGACGCAGGGGTCGTCTGGCGCTGTCTGAATCCCGATTGCCCCGCACAGGTGCGAGGTCGCATCGAGCACTGGTGTGCGCGCGGTGCAATGGACATCGAAGGCGGCGGGGAAGTCCTCGTCCGTCAACTCGTCCAAACCGGTCTCGTGCGCGATGCGGCAGACCTTTACTTGCTAAAGCTCGCCGAGGTCGCAGGCCTGGAGCGCATGGGTGAGAAATCGGCCCGCAACTTCCTCGACGGAATTGCGGCCAGCAAGCAGCGCGACCTGTGGCGGCTGTTATTTGGCCTGGGCATCCTGCATGTCGGGGCGGGCGTGGCCAAGGCTTTGGGCCGCGGTTTTGCCTCGCTCGATGATGTGCTCGCCGCCGGCGTGGAGCAATTGACCGAGTGCGAGGACGTGGGTGAAGTCATCGCACAGAGCGTGGTGCAGTGGCACGGTGAGGCGCGAAACCGGCAGCTCATCGAGCGCCTCCGCAAAGCGGGGTTGAACTTCAACTCCCAGCTTTACCAACCGAAAGCCAAGGCAGGGCCCTTATCTGGCAAAACGTTTGTCCTCACCGGCACCCTGCCCAATCTGAAACGCGAGGAAGCCGCCGCGATGATCGAGGCCGCCGGCGGCAAAGTCAGCGGCAGCGTCAGCAAGAAGACCGACTATGTTGTCGCCGGGACGGAAGCCGGCTCCAAGCTCGACAAGGCCCGGAAGCTTGGGATAACGGTCATTGATGAAGCCGAATTCCGGCACCTTTGCGGTGACTGA
- a CDS encoding Gfo/Idh/MocA family oxidoreductase — protein MSTPNSNQLESPRLLNRRRFLRAAVQAGALLAAPQVVCGAVLGRDGGVAPSERIILGAIGIGSRGTYVLGCFLEEPDLRFVAICDVKADRREAIKKKADTKYGNHDCAMYRDVREFLGRSDIDAVLVATGPNWHAAASILAAKAGKDVYCEKPCTKNIVQSLALAETFRRTGRVFQAGTQRRSLPNFVFAIDLARRGKLGRLQTLYAHPGGLGTATSGWLEPEPEPDRETVDWDLYLGPAAWRPFNKSLLGAFNFEKGGGMTGGGCLEWGSHCVDLCQWANDADHTAPVEYEPKGTELHARYANGVKLVMRNEGWLKLGSCPVRFEGDTGWVETGDDGEMVASNDALLIGKKAKVSGYPANFHVRDFLDCVRSRGQTRANADAACQSHIACHAANIALFLGRKVNYDPVKNEFIGDEQANRLRSEAYREPWRL, from the coding sequence ATGTCCACACCCAATTCCAATCAACTTGAATCCCCGCGGTTGCTCAATCGCCGGCGGTTCCTGCGAGCCGCAGTCCAGGCCGGTGCCTTGCTGGCGGCGCCGCAAGTGGTGTGCGGCGCCGTGCTGGGCCGGGATGGCGGCGTCGCCCCTAGCGAACGCATCATCCTGGGGGCGATTGGCATCGGCAGCCGCGGCACTTACGTCCTGGGCTGCTTCCTGGAGGAACCGGACCTGCGATTCGTCGCCATCTGCGACGTGAAGGCCGACCGCCGCGAGGCCATCAAGAAGAAGGCTGATACGAAATACGGCAACCACGATTGCGCGATGTACCGCGACGTGCGCGAGTTTCTGGGCCGGAGCGACATTGACGCCGTGCTCGTCGCCACTGGCCCGAACTGGCACGCCGCGGCCTCCATTCTGGCGGCCAAGGCCGGCAAGGACGTCTATTGCGAGAAGCCCTGCACGAAGAATATCGTGCAAAGCCTGGCGCTGGCCGAGACGTTCCGCCGGACCGGGCGCGTCTTCCAGGCGGGCACTCAACGACGGAGCCTGCCCAATTTCGTTTTTGCGATTGACCTTGCCCGGCGCGGCAAGCTGGGCCGGCTGCAAACCCTCTATGCCCATCCGGGGGGGCTGGGCACCGCCACCAGCGGATGGCTGGAACCGGAGCCGGAGCCGGACCGGGAGACAGTGGACTGGGACTTGTACCTCGGGCCCGCCGCCTGGCGGCCTTTCAACAAGAGCCTGCTGGGCGCTTTTAACTTCGAGAAAGGGGGCGGCATGACCGGCGGCGGCTGCCTGGAATGGGGGTCGCATTGCGTGGACCTCTGCCAATGGGCCAATGACGCCGATCACACCGCCCCAGTCGAATACGAGCCGAAGGGGACCGAGCTGCACGCCCGTTACGCCAACGGCGTGAAGCTCGTCATGCGCAACGAGGGCTGGCTCAAGCTCGGTTCCTGCCCCGTCCGTTTTGAGGGCGACACCGGGTGGGTAGAGACCGGCGACGACGGCGAAATGGTCGCGAGCAACGACGCTCTGCTGATCGGCAAGAAGGCCAAGGTGTCCGGTTACCCTGCCAACTTCCATGTGCGCGACTTCCTGGATTGCGTCCGGTCGCGAGGCCAGACCCGCGCCAACGCCGACGCCGCCTGCCAGTCGCACATTGCGTGTCACGCTGCCAACATCGCCTTGTTCCTGGGCCGCAAGGTCAATTACGACCCTGTGAAGAACGAGTTTATCGGCGACGAGCAGGCCAACCGCCTGCGATCCGAAGCGTATCGCGAACCCTGGCGCCTCTAG
- a CDS encoding HEAT repeat domain-containing protein — MVWLDSIRLRARSPQTRRKAIENLTAAGKLSGLKLLLGSLSDPDPQVRCAAAKALGTINEEFSVVARMAALTDVSSEVRATAAATLREVQDPRRVKPLLNSVRDNEATVRLAAIAALGEEPSPQVTATLLDSLGDQDARVRLAAAQVLEQHADPAHMPYFLALLADEDFEVRVTAIQYLGRICDPAVAQVLLPHLHDPDSDVRRAAALALGDIRNPAALEPLVLALTDEEPAVRHAAAAALELIDPRWIRTDAAQRAIPRLEAQCHDPQPWIAAAAETLLEKLRAATGSETEFWKKESGIRNL; from the coding sequence ATGGTCTGGCTGGATAGTATTCGTTTGCGTGCCCGCAGCCCGCAAACGCGCCGCAAGGCGATTGAGAATTTGACTGCTGCCGGCAAATTGTCCGGCCTGAAGCTCCTGCTCGGCAGCCTGAGCGACCCGGACCCCCAAGTGCGGTGCGCTGCGGCCAAGGCCCTGGGCACCATCAACGAGGAATTCTCCGTCGTCGCCCGAATGGCGGCGTTGACGGATGTGAGCAGCGAGGTGCGAGCCACCGCCGCCGCCACCTTGAGAGAAGTCCAGGACCCCCGGCGGGTAAAACCCCTGCTCAATAGCGTGCGGGATAACGAGGCGACCGTGCGGTTGGCGGCGATCGCCGCACTGGGTGAGGAACCAAGCCCGCAGGTGACGGCGACTTTGCTGGATAGCCTGGGCGATCAAGACGCGCGCGTGCGCCTGGCGGCGGCTCAGGTCCTTGAGCAACATGCTGATCCAGCACACATGCCCTACTTTTTAGCCCTGCTGGCGGATGAGGATTTCGAAGTGCGAGTGACGGCGATCCAATACCTGGGGCGCATTTGCGACCCTGCGGTGGCGCAGGTGTTACTTCCGCACCTGCACGACCCGGACAGCGATGTGCGCCGGGCTGCGGCGCTGGCCCTGGGCGATATTCGCAACCCCGCAGCCCTCGAACCCCTGGTGCTCGCGCTGACAGACGAGGAACCGGCGGTCCGCCATGCCGCCGCCGCCGCACTGGAGCTGATTGACCCCCGCTGGATTCGCACGGACGCCGCGCAACGCGCGATCCCTCGTTTGGAAGCTCAATGCCACGACCCGCAGCCCTGGATCGCCGCTGCGGCGGAAACCCTGCTCGAAAAACTCCGGGCTGCGACCGGCAGCGAAACTGAATTCTGGAAGAAAGAGTCAGGCATCCGAAACCTCTAG
- a CDS encoding DUF4912 domain-containing protein: MGLADFAAQELESAVPVARQVETGLRIPDILLEEDETATAPQTGPGQKYALGPTTLAGETEQPAATLPISYGTGKLLLAPLDPHGLYAQWDLTPQQQRRYNALSTDRHLVVRVYSGPLTEQPFTEVHVHPESRHWFIHVPHPASSYVAQLGYYRPEHQWVVVATSTPAATLPGSVSADQTVRFATIPAHVRLTRLAALAHQTVIPDPPPRAAARERALAELVALNAGQHDAMSSAQAGQEVSAAQAGPLEGKAESPSSPWGGAEQPLAGFWFNVNADLVVYGATEPDATVTIGGRPVSLRPDGSFSCRFALPDGEHSVTVSAMSARGELRQAELHVSRRTNYRGESGAAPQDPSLDPPPARKP, translated from the coding sequence TTGGGATTAGCGGACTTCGCGGCACAGGAGCTCGAGTCCGCGGTTCCCGTGGCCAGGCAGGTTGAAACCGGCCTGAGAATTCCTGATATCCTTCTCGAGGAGGACGAAACCGCGACGGCACCCCAGACCGGTCCAGGCCAAAAATACGCACTGGGCCCAACGACTCTTGCCGGGGAGACCGAGCAACCTGCGGCAACATTACCCATTAGTTACGGGACCGGGAAGCTGCTGCTGGCCCCGTTGGATCCCCACGGGCTTTACGCGCAATGGGACCTTACGCCGCAGCAGCAACGGCGCTACAACGCTCTGTCCACGGATCGTCATCTTGTAGTGCGGGTATACTCCGGCCCTCTCACAGAGCAGCCTTTCACCGAAGTTCACGTCCACCCGGAGTCGCGGCATTGGTTCATTCACGTGCCACACCCGGCATCGAGTTACGTGGCGCAACTCGGTTATTACCGGCCTGAACACCAATGGGTCGTGGTTGCCACTTCAACTCCGGCCGCCACGCTGCCGGGCTCCGTTTCGGCAGACCAAACGGTCCGGTTTGCCACGATCCCCGCCCATGTGCGGCTGACCCGGCTCGCGGCGTTGGCCCACCAAACCGTCATTCCCGATCCGCCCCCGCGCGCGGCGGCGCGTGAGCGCGCCCTGGCCGAACTGGTTGCCCTGAACGCTGGACAGCACGATGCAATGAGTTCGGCCCAGGCTGGGCAGGAGGTCTCCGCGGCGCAGGCCGGTCCTTTGGAAGGGAAGGCAGAGAGCCCGTCCAGCCCCTGGGGCGGGGCGGAGCAGCCGCTGGCAGGGTTCTGGTTTAACGTCAATGCCGACCTTGTCGTATACGGTGCTACAGAACCGGACGCGACCGTGACGATCGGCGGCCGCCCTGTTTCGCTCCGGCCTGATGGCAGCTTCAGTTGCCGGTTTGCATTGCCCGATGGCGAGCATTCCGTCACCGTGTCCGCCATGTCGGCCCGGGGCGAGCTGCGCCAGGCGGAGCTGCATGTCAGCCGCCGCACCAATTACCGGGGTGAAAGTGGTGCCGCGCCGCAAGACCCGTCGCTCGATCCCCCGCCCGCCCGGAAACCATGA